Proteins encoded by one window of Hafnia alvei:
- the atpD gene encoding F0F1 ATP synthase subunit beta, which yields MATGKIIQVIGAVVDVEFPQDAVPKVYNALEVKGGATKLVLEVQQQLGGGVVRCIAMGTSDGLRRGLDVVDLEHPIEVPVGKATLGRIMNVLGEPIDMKGDIGEEDRWAIHREAPSYEELSNSQELLETGIKVMDLICPFAKGGKVGLFGGAGVGKTVNMMELIRNIAIEHSGYSVFAGVGERTREGNDFYHEMTDSNVLDKVSLVYGQMNEPPGNRLRVALTGLTMAEKFRDEGRDVLLFIDNIYRYTLAGTEVSALLGRMPSAVGYQPTLAEEMGVLQERITSTKTGSITSVQAVYVPADDLTDPSPATTFAHLDATVVLSRQIASLGIYPAVDPLDSTSRQLDPLVVGQEHYDVARGVQSILQRYQELKDIIAILGMDELSEDDKLVVARARKIQRFLSQPFFVAEVFTGSPGKFVSLKDTIRGFKGILDGDYDHLPEQAFYMVGTIEEAVEKAKKL from the coding sequence TGGTGGACGTCGAGTTCCCGCAAGATGCCGTGCCTAAAGTGTATAACGCACTTGAGGTGAAAGGCGGTGCCACTAAACTGGTACTGGAAGTTCAGCAGCAGCTAGGCGGCGGCGTTGTACGCTGTATCGCTATGGGTACTTCTGACGGTCTGCGTCGCGGACTGGACGTTGTTGACCTGGAGCACCCGATTGAAGTCCCAGTAGGTAAAGCGACCTTAGGCCGCATTATGAACGTACTGGGTGAGCCAATTGATATGAAGGGTGATATCGGCGAAGAAGATCGCTGGGCTATTCACCGTGAAGCTCCAAGCTACGAAGAACTGTCTAACTCGCAAGAACTGCTGGAAACTGGTATCAAGGTAATGGACCTGATTTGTCCGTTCGCTAAGGGCGGTAAAGTTGGTCTGTTCGGTGGTGCGGGTGTTGGTAAAACAGTAAACATGATGGAGCTGATCCGTAACATCGCGATCGAGCACTCAGGTTACTCTGTATTTGCCGGCGTGGGTGAACGTACTCGTGAGGGTAACGACTTCTACCACGAAATGACCGACTCCAACGTATTGGACAAAGTATCACTGGTTTATGGCCAGATGAACGAGCCACCAGGAAACCGTCTGCGCGTTGCGCTGACCGGTCTGACTATGGCTGAGAAGTTCCGTGACGAAGGTCGTGACGTACTGCTGTTCATCGATAACATCTACCGTTATACCTTGGCCGGTACCGAAGTATCTGCACTGTTGGGTCGTATGCCTTCTGCGGTAGGTTATCAGCCAACGCTGGCGGAAGAGATGGGTGTTCTGCAAGAACGTATCACCTCGACCAAAACGGGTTCAATCACCTCTGTTCAGGCCGTTTACGTACCTGCGGATGACTTGACTGACCCATCACCAGCAACCACCTTTGCTCACTTGGACGCAACCGTGGTACTGAGCCGTCAGATCGCTTCTCTGGGTATCTACCCAGCCGTTGACCCGCTGGATTCCACCAGCCGTCAGCTGGATCCACTGGTTGTGGGTCAGGAACACTACGACGTGGCACGTGGCGTGCAGTCTATTCTGCAACGTTATCAGGAACTGAAAGATATCATCGCGATTCTGGGTATGGACGAACTGTCCGAAGACGACAAACTGGTCGTTGCTCGTGCGCGTAAAATCCAACGTTTCCTGTCACAGCCATTCTTCGTTGCTGAAGTCTTTACCGGTTCTCCGGGCAAGTTCGTCTCGCTGAAAGATACCATTCGTGGTTTCAAAGGCATTCTGGATGGTGATTACGATCATCTGCCAGAGCAGGCGTTCTACATGGTTGGCACCATTGAAGAAGCAGTGGAAAAAGCCAAGAAACTGTAA
- a CDS encoding F0F1 ATP synthase subunit epsilon — protein MAMTYHLDVVSAEQKMFSGLVQKIQVTGSEGELGVFPGHAPLLTAIKPGMVRIVKQHGEEEFIYLSGGILEVQPSSVTVLADTAIRGQDLDEARAMESKRKAEEHINNSHGDVDYAQASAELSKAIAKLRVIELTKKAM, from the coding sequence ATGGCTATGACTTACCATCTGGACGTTGTCAGCGCAGAGCAGAAAATGTTCTCTGGGCTGGTACAGAAAATCCAGGTGACAGGTAGTGAAGGTGAGCTAGGGGTTTTCCCTGGTCACGCCCCGCTGCTTACTGCCATTAAGCCTGGCATGGTGCGTATTGTTAAACAGCATGGTGAAGAAGAGTTCATCTACCTGTCCGGCGGTATCCTTGAGGTACAGCCGAGCTCGGTAACCGTGTTGGCAGATACCGCCATTCGTGGTCAAGACCTCGACGAGGCGCGAGCGATGGAATCTAAGCGTAAAGCGGAAGAACACATCAATAACTCGCACGGCGATGTTGACTATGCTCAGGCATCAGCGGAATTGTCCAAAGCGATCGCGAAACTTCGCGTTATCGAATTGACCAAGAAAGCGATGTAA